A window of Candidatus Scalindua japonica genomic DNA:
GATACCAGCCTTCCTTAATGCTGTTCTAAAGCTATGCTTGATTGACTTGTATGGATTACCATCCCTGTCAGTAAAGACGTAGAGACTTTCAATGCTGTGTGGCATCTCACTAAACATCTCCTGAAGTGTATCATCTATCGGGATTTCCTTACGTTCACCGTTCTTAGTTGTATCAAGCAGGATAAAGCCGTGATTCAAATCCACCTGTTTCCATTTCAAGCCTAGAATCTCACCACGCCTCATTCCAGTATGCAAGGCTACAGTTACAATCGGCTTTAAGTGAGGAGCACAACAATCAATCAACGTTTTACACTCTTCAATGATTAAGAACCTGAGACGCCTATTGTTCTCTTCCAATGGCTTTACCATACGCACAAGTTTCAAAGCAACCTCACTTGCCATCTCCCATTGAACACCCTTGTTAATCATGTGCTTTAAACAGCCTGTAAGGCGGTTCACAGTAGAAGGCTTATTGTATTTAAGTCTTACACTCTGCCACTGCTCAATGACCCTTGGATTCAAATCCTTCACATAAAGATTGCCAAAGACTTCAACCAGTTGTTTGACCCAAATCTTCTTCGTCTTATGTACTCTCTGCCTCTCTGTCCATTTAAGATATTCCTGCGCCAACTCAGCAAGTTTACAGTTATTCACAGTATTCTTAATCTCTGGTCTCCTGGCTTCACGGATTTCCCTTTTACGGCTATCCAGAATAAGCTCAGCCTCACGTCTCTTCGTTGTGTTGGTACTCTCTCGATAACGCTTGCCATTAAGCCTGTAATCAATGTAGTACGTCTGACCACGTTTGTATAAACTGCCATTCATATTTTCTTCACCCCCTTCCCAATATATCTAAGGTTATAATGACTCAAATCGGGATGGTACGGATTGTCTATCCAAATGTCAATATCTCTTTTTCGGAAACGTGGAAATTTACCTATTTTCTTAAAAGGTATTTCTCTTGTATGAATCTTTTCGTATACCCAGGACTCTTTAACCTTTAATTGGTTTGCTAACTCACCTACCGTCATTAACGTATTACATTCTGAATCATGAGAGCTGTTAAGCAATGGTTTAAG
This region includes:
- a CDS encoding tyrosine-type recombinase/integrase, whose protein sequence is MNGSLYKRGQTYYIDYRLNGKRYRESTNTTKRREAELILDSRKREIREARRPEIKNTVNNCKLAELAQEYLKWTERQRVHKTKKIWVKQLVEVFGNLYVKDLNPRVIEQWQSVRLKYNKPSTVNRLTGCLKHMINKGVQWEMASEVALKLVRMVKPLEENNRRLRFLIIEECKTLIDCCAPHLKPIVTVALHTGMRRGEILGLKWKQVDLNHGFILLDTTKNGERKEIPIDDTLQEMFSEMPHSIESLYVFTDRDGNPYKSIKHSFRTALRKAGIHDFRFHDLRHTFASHLVMAGVDLVSVKDLLGHKSLTMTLRYAHLASGHKRKAVNTLDSLLQKGQGVSDCDHVVTKTFQNSLQ
- a CDS encoding helix-turn-helix domain-containing protein, encoding MKIEIDNSQLINDIVEKVVARLKPLLNSSHDSECNTLMTVGELANQLKVKESWVYEKIHTREIPFKKIGKFPRFRKRDIDIWIDNPYHPDLSHYNLRYIGKGVKKI